The Erigeron canadensis isolate Cc75 chromosome 4, C_canadensis_v1, whole genome shotgun sequence genome window below encodes:
- the LOC122598069 gene encoding guanosine nucleotide diphosphate dissociation inhibitor At5g09550-like codes for MDEEYDIIVLGTGLKECILSGLLSVDGLKVLHMDKNDYYGGESSSLMLNQLWKRFKGDENPPESLGSSKEYNVDMIPKFMMANGILVRALIHTDVTKYLNFKAVDGSFVYNSGKIYKVPATDVEALKSTLMGLFEKRRARKFFIYVQDFDESDPKSHEGLDLNTIPAKELIGKYGLEDDTIDFIGHALALYTSDSYLEQPAIDFVKRIKLYAESIARFEAGSPYIYPMYGLGELPQAFARLSAVYGGTYMLNKPECKVEFDESGKAIGVTSDGETAKCKKVVCDPSYVPDKVQKVGKVARAICIMSHPIPDTNDCHSAQVIISQKQLNRKSDMYLFCCSYSHSVAPQGKFISFVTTEAETDDPESELKPGVDLLGPVDEIFYETYDRFEPTNDGEADSCFISTSYDATTHFETTMKDVLAMYTKITGKELDLSVDLNAASASGSGDGGGEE; via the exons ATGGATGAAGAATACGATATCATAGTTCTCGGAACAGGCCTGAAAGAATGCATTCTCAGCGGACTTCTCTCCGTCGATGGCCTCAAA GTACTTCATATGGATAAAAACGACTATTATGGAGGCGAATCAAGTTCCCTCATGCTAAATCAG CTTTGGAAGCGTTTTAAAGGAGATGAAAACCCTCCAGAAAGTTTGGGCAGTAGCAAGGAGTATAATGTAGATATGATTCCAAAG TTTATGATGGCAAATGGGATTTTGGTCCGTGCTTTGATCCACACCGACGTTACAAAGTATCTAAATTTCAAAGCTGTAGATGGTAGCTTCGTATACAACAGTGGGAAG ATCTATAAAGTTCCCGCAACTGATGTTGAGGCGCTGAAATCTACACTTATGGGTCTTTTTGAAAAGAGGCGGGCACGGAAGTTCTTTATATATGTTCAAGATTTTGACGAAAGCGATCCTAAGTCTCATGAAGGCTTAGATTTGAACACAATTCCGGCAAAAGAGCTCATTGG TAAATATGGTCTTGAAGATGATACAATTGACTTTATTGGTCATGCACTGGCACTCTATACTAGCGATAGCTATTTGGAACAGCCAGCAATAGATTTCGTGAAGAGAATCAAG CTCTATGCAGAGTCTATAGCACGCTTTGAAGCAGGATCCCCATACATTTATCCTATGTATGGGCTTGGAGAGTTGCCACAG GCATTTGCTCGATTAAGTGCAGTTTATGGGGGGACTTACATGCTCAACAAGCCAGAATGTAAG GTAGAATTTGATGAAAGTGGGAAAGCTATTGGTGTAACCTCTGATGGAGAAACTGCTAAATGTAAAAAAGTTGTATGTGATCCATCATATGTGCCTGATAAG GTTCAAAAAGTTGGAAAAGTTGCTCGAGCCATATGTATAATGAGTCATCCCATTCCAGATACCAATGATTGTCACTCGGCCCAAGTCATTATATCGCAGAAGCAACTTAACCGCAAATCAGACAT GTATCTATTTTGTTGTTCTTATTCACATAGCGTGGCTCCACAAGGCAAGTTTATTTCTTTTGTCACAACAGAAGCAGAAACCGATGATCCTGAAAGTGAACTAAAGCCTGGAGTAGATCTTTTGGGACCAGTGGATGAGATCTTCTATGAAACTTATGACAGATTTGAGCCAACAAACGATGGCGAGGCTGATAGCTGCTTCATATCAACT AGTTATGATGCGACGACACACTTTGAGACGACAATGAAAGATGTTCTCGCCATGTACACCAAAATAACTGGAAAG GAACTTGACCTTTCTGTGGACTTGAACGCTGCTAGTGCGAGTGGTAGCGGTGACGGTGGCGGTGAAGAATGA
- the LOC122596207 gene encoding probable ubiquitin-like-specific protease 2B isoform X2 has product MGTIYSIKNSSPFDFDESDFDSENSSKMYRSLSRSSYPKGKKLGDKKVIVHQVDEGVNERISRSDAGLQSSSSNYASNYLSRSKRTDLFTFLTGETSKASSSLKAANDKKNSNCTQGRHLENVELVSIISDDDTENISTTNDPADSEGSSEEQILEHEITSPEREPSVVIYPECVRNGKSCYQKAQMSFSRNFIRLGVTEDGATGSLTFEWKTVDLISIESQWSDPFITAEVGLRIKVEKSTTGVQKSGILELSLTVSDPHWANTQERIKVLDEQYKEKWNVDLESYELFENETCLEAVCGSISISKNDFQLLQPERFINDTIVDFYIEYLKKIKPADARVHFFNSFFFRKLADLDENQSKSFDAKAAFQQVRKWTKKVNLFQKDYIFIPINFRLHWSLIVICHPGEIVNFTDDEIASSPKVPCILHMDSIKGSHRGLESRFIRCYLLEEWKERYSDIAEDISRKFMDLRFLRLEVPQQQNSYDCGLFMLHNMELFLKQAADNFNPLASFISKNWFHPIEASLKRARIKRLIFELAKSKTQSSDCNDKSSYDLKDEDGEETEVEILHETCNRKEPCCESISNPDAPLTVKPLRSKPYLCSESSDMNIDPSDGDIDGATSSLEDIQSHCEEFPEGGGDEGSSVAVNEYNHRQLVLYDPSKLLSPIKLEENSLPTASGGDVHESLVVEDSDGYASDKVFETCVVEDSDPEDSAELGSVCKNTYPPFHLEASTLSLRKDVEALKRRQQPMFLEARKRPRRSPRLKIM; this is encoded by the exons ATGGGAACAatatattctattaaaaattCCTCACCTTTTGATTTCGATGAGTCCGATTTTGATTCCGAAAACAGTTCCAAAATGTATCGTTCTCTTTCACGATcatcat ACCCCAAGGGAAAGAAACTCGGGGATAAGAAAGTAATAGTTCACCAAGTTGATGAAGGGGTGAATGAAAGAATTTCTCGGTCAGATGCTGGTTTGCAGTCCAGTTCCTCAAACTACGCTTCAAATTATTTATCTAGATCCAAACGTACTGATCTTTTCACATTTCTTACTGGAGAAACCTCTAAAGCTTCAAGTTCCCTTAAAGCTGCCAATGACAAGAAAAATTCGAACTGTACTCAAGGGCGTCACTTGGAGAAT GTTGAGCTCGTTTCTATTATCTCAGATGATGACACTGAGAATATATCGACGACTAATGATCCTGCAGATTCTGaag GGTCATCTGAAGAACAGATTCTTGAGCATGAGATTACTTCACCTGAAAGG GAACCCAGTGTTGTTATATACCCAGAGTGTGTTAGAAATGGAAAAAGCTGTTACCAGAAAGCACAAATGAGTTTTTCCAGAAATTTCATTAGACTCGGTGTTACAGAGGATGGGGCCACGGGTTCTCTTACTTTTGAGTGGAAGACTGTGGACCTTATTAGCATTGAGTCACAATGGTCAGATCCC TTCATAACAGCTGAGGTCGGCCTTCGTATCAAGGTGGAGAAATCAACCACCGGTGTTCAAAAGTCAG GTATTTTGGAGTTGTCATTAACTGTCTCTGACCCTCATTGGGCTAATACGCAAGAACGTATAAAAGTTTTGGATGAACAATACAAGGAAAAATGGAATGTTGATCTTGA ATCCTATGAGTTGTTTGAAAATGAAACATGTCTGGAAGCGGTTTGTGGATCTATATCCATTTCTAAGAATGATTTTCAGCTGTTGCAGCCAGAGAGGTTTATCAACGATACCATTGTTGACTTCTATATCGA ATACCTGAAGAAGATCAAACCCGCTGATGCAAGAGTTCATTTTTTCAATAGCTTTTTCTTTAGAAAGTTGGCAGATCTTGATGAAAATCAATCCAAGTCTTTTGACGCCAAGGCAGCTTTTCAACAAGTTCGTAAGTGGACGAAGAAAGTGAATCTTTTTCAGAAGGATTACatttttattcctataaacttCAG ATTGCATTGGAGTCTGATTGTTATCTGTCATCCTGGTGAAATAGTAAATTTCACAg ACGATGAAATTGCAAGTTCCCCTAAAGTACCATGCATTTTGCATATGGACTCTATCAAAGGAAGCCACAGGGGTCTTGAATCTCGTTTTATCAGATG CTATCTGTTGGAAGAGTGGAAAGAGAGATATAGTGACATTGCAGAAGATATCTCCAGGAAGTTCATGGATTTGCGGTTTCTCCGTCTTGAG GTACCACAGCAGCAGAACTCTTATGATTGTGGGCTATTCATGCTGCATAACATGGAACTTTTTTTGAAACAGGCTGCTGATAACTTTAACCCCTTGGCCAGCTTT ATCAGTAAAAACTGGTTCCATCCTATTGAAGCTTCTTTGAAACGTGCTCGTATCAAAAGGTTGATCTTTGAACTTGCCAAAAGTAAAACTCAGTCATCTGACTGCAATGACAAGTCGTCTTATGACCTCAAAGATGAAGACGGGGAAGAAACTGAAGTAGAGATTCTCCATGAAACATGCAACCGAAAGGAACCCTGTTGTGAAAGCATCTCTAACCCTGATGCACCATTAACGGTTAAACCTCTGAGAAGTAAACCTTACTTGTGTTCTGAGTCCTCTGACATGAACATAGATCCTTCTGATGGTGACATCGACGGAGCAACGTCATCCTTAGAGGATATTCAATCTCATTGTGAAGAATTTCCTGAAGGAGGAGGTGATGAAGGATCATCGGTTGCTGTGAATGAGTATAATCATAGACAGCTGGTTCTGTATGATCCATCCAAGCTCTTGTCACCCATAAAG CTGGAAGAAAATTCTTTACCAACAGCATCAGGAGGCGATGTACATGAGTCTCTTGTTGTTGAAGATTCTGATGGATATGCAAGTGATAAGGTGTTTGAAACTTGTGTGGTTGAGGACTCTGATCCAGAAGATTCAGCTGAACTTGGTAGTGTCTGCAAAAACACATATCCCCCATTCCATCTAGAGGCTAGCACTTTATCTCTTAGGAAAGATGTTGAAGCTTTAAAAAGAAGGCAGCAGCCTATGTTTCTTGAAGCACGAAAAAGGCCAAGGAGAAGCCCAAGATTAAAAATTATGTGA
- the LOC122596207 gene encoding probable ubiquitin-like-specific protease 2B isoform X1, with the protein MGTIYSIKNSSPFDFDESDFDSENSSKMYRSLSRSSYPKGKKLGDKKVIVHQVDEGVNERISRSDAGLQSSSSNYASNYLSRSKRTDLFTFLTGETSKASSSLKAANDKKNSNCTQGRHLENVELVSIISDDDTENISTTNDPADSEGSSEEQILEHEITSPEREPSVVIYPECVRNGKSCYQKAQMSFSRNFIRLGVTEDGATGSLTFEWKTVDLISIESQWSDPFITAEVGLRIKVEKSTTGVQKSGILELSLTVSDPHWANTQERIKVLDEQYKEKWNVDLESYELFENETCLEAVCGSISISKNDFQLLQPERFINDTIVDFYIEYLKKIKPADARVHFFNSFFFRKLADLDENQSKSFDAKAAFQQVRKWTKKVNLFQKDYIFIPINFRLHWSLIVICHPGEIVNFTDDEIASSPKVPCILHMDSIKGSHRGLESRFIRCYLLEEWKERYSDIAEDISRKFMDLRFLRLEVPQQQNSYDCGLFMLHNMELFLKQAADNFNPLASFISKNWFHPIEASLKRARIKRLIFELAKSKTQSSDCNDKSSYDLKDEDGEETEVEILHETCNRKEPCCESISNPDAPLTVKPLRSKPYLCSESSDMNIDPSDGDIDGATSSLEDIQSHCEEFPEGGGDEGSSVAVNEYNHRQLVLYDPSKLLSPIKECDETEDVLGMQLVVTESPLMNDGTNKIDSFVTSIDESMNLLQLEENSLPTASGGDVHESLVVEDSDGYASDKVFETCVVEDSDPEDSAELGSVCKNTYPPFHLEASTLSLRKDVEALKRRQQPMFLEARKRPRRSPRLKIM; encoded by the exons ATGGGAACAatatattctattaaaaattCCTCACCTTTTGATTTCGATGAGTCCGATTTTGATTCCGAAAACAGTTCCAAAATGTATCGTTCTCTTTCACGATcatcat ACCCCAAGGGAAAGAAACTCGGGGATAAGAAAGTAATAGTTCACCAAGTTGATGAAGGGGTGAATGAAAGAATTTCTCGGTCAGATGCTGGTTTGCAGTCCAGTTCCTCAAACTACGCTTCAAATTATTTATCTAGATCCAAACGTACTGATCTTTTCACATTTCTTACTGGAGAAACCTCTAAAGCTTCAAGTTCCCTTAAAGCTGCCAATGACAAGAAAAATTCGAACTGTACTCAAGGGCGTCACTTGGAGAAT GTTGAGCTCGTTTCTATTATCTCAGATGATGACACTGAGAATATATCGACGACTAATGATCCTGCAGATTCTGaag GGTCATCTGAAGAACAGATTCTTGAGCATGAGATTACTTCACCTGAAAGG GAACCCAGTGTTGTTATATACCCAGAGTGTGTTAGAAATGGAAAAAGCTGTTACCAGAAAGCACAAATGAGTTTTTCCAGAAATTTCATTAGACTCGGTGTTACAGAGGATGGGGCCACGGGTTCTCTTACTTTTGAGTGGAAGACTGTGGACCTTATTAGCATTGAGTCACAATGGTCAGATCCC TTCATAACAGCTGAGGTCGGCCTTCGTATCAAGGTGGAGAAATCAACCACCGGTGTTCAAAAGTCAG GTATTTTGGAGTTGTCATTAACTGTCTCTGACCCTCATTGGGCTAATACGCAAGAACGTATAAAAGTTTTGGATGAACAATACAAGGAAAAATGGAATGTTGATCTTGA ATCCTATGAGTTGTTTGAAAATGAAACATGTCTGGAAGCGGTTTGTGGATCTATATCCATTTCTAAGAATGATTTTCAGCTGTTGCAGCCAGAGAGGTTTATCAACGATACCATTGTTGACTTCTATATCGA ATACCTGAAGAAGATCAAACCCGCTGATGCAAGAGTTCATTTTTTCAATAGCTTTTTCTTTAGAAAGTTGGCAGATCTTGATGAAAATCAATCCAAGTCTTTTGACGCCAAGGCAGCTTTTCAACAAGTTCGTAAGTGGACGAAGAAAGTGAATCTTTTTCAGAAGGATTACatttttattcctataaacttCAG ATTGCATTGGAGTCTGATTGTTATCTGTCATCCTGGTGAAATAGTAAATTTCACAg ACGATGAAATTGCAAGTTCCCCTAAAGTACCATGCATTTTGCATATGGACTCTATCAAAGGAAGCCACAGGGGTCTTGAATCTCGTTTTATCAGATG CTATCTGTTGGAAGAGTGGAAAGAGAGATATAGTGACATTGCAGAAGATATCTCCAGGAAGTTCATGGATTTGCGGTTTCTCCGTCTTGAG GTACCACAGCAGCAGAACTCTTATGATTGTGGGCTATTCATGCTGCATAACATGGAACTTTTTTTGAAACAGGCTGCTGATAACTTTAACCCCTTGGCCAGCTTT ATCAGTAAAAACTGGTTCCATCCTATTGAAGCTTCTTTGAAACGTGCTCGTATCAAAAGGTTGATCTTTGAACTTGCCAAAAGTAAAACTCAGTCATCTGACTGCAATGACAAGTCGTCTTATGACCTCAAAGATGAAGACGGGGAAGAAACTGAAGTAGAGATTCTCCATGAAACATGCAACCGAAAGGAACCCTGTTGTGAAAGCATCTCTAACCCTGATGCACCATTAACGGTTAAACCTCTGAGAAGTAAACCTTACTTGTGTTCTGAGTCCTCTGACATGAACATAGATCCTTCTGATGGTGACATCGACGGAGCAACGTCATCCTTAGAGGATATTCAATCTCATTGTGAAGAATTTCCTGAAGGAGGAGGTGATGAAGGATCATCGGTTGCTGTGAATGAGTATAATCATAGACAGCTGGTTCTGTATGATCCATCCAAGCTCTTGTCACCCATAAAG GAATGTGATGAAACAGAAGATGTTCTTGGCATGCAATTAGTAGTAACAGAATCTCCACTAATGAATGACGGAACTAATAAGATAGACTCTTTCGTGACTTCTATTGATGAATCTATGAACTTATTACAGCTGGAAGAAAATTCTTTACCAACAGCATCAGGAGGCGATGTACATGAGTCTCTTGTTGTTGAAGATTCTGATGGATATGCAAGTGATAAGGTGTTTGAAACTTGTGTGGTTGAGGACTCTGATCCAGAAGATTCAGCTGAACTTGGTAGTGTCTGCAAAAACACATATCCCCCATTCCATCTAGAGGCTAGCACTTTATCTCTTAGGAAAGATGTTGAAGCTTTAAAAAGAAGGCAGCAGCCTATGTTTCTTGAAGCACGAAAAAGGCCAAGGAGAAGCCCAAGATTAAAAATTATGTGA
- the LOC122598203 gene encoding uncharacterized protein At4g38062-like, with product MTDAKRMDVHEVLDEVKAQKEQLEKEIHTKTDLCNNLKKSQDELIMKFQEAKLHSEKHAQELSAKCEELSTLSLLHQDLKASFREKELSVKQLNSATEKLRSEYGEKVQKLEGENKELVLALDEATTNFLSLKSEVEARHTEIANLKRVISLKDKKLHEIADRAQKTKDLTQRDAVICDLEEKHRDVLDQLKWRNEQFQHLEEAHKRLQDNFTSCKAEWEKEKSSLIKEICSLQTSLDSRIRLSETLQTELRRCNQALAHEESARKLLEVEVSEYKARYENKSTECLEAKTEFEKLTHKRDREVAELRDTLAAKDSISKEMEYRMVHLEQDNKDLAASLKEFQESQIASCGNMGSLKKLQKKFNGLEQVHKKCGQYLKEKDVQWNFELEKVRKEMDGYLMKLEVQREEVERLQEDLESCHLSSEVHNVEMSSVVLVLESQFSEAYSKLKLQNKENKEMVQHLTAQLEIKNNALCELKATLSKRCEASSDDMKQRGFLMEEVINTHKKMLAESLEKQTLLEEQLRVLEDSRKQDNRNGSETLPQKLVELEKRELLAESHIAQLEMKNQSLSHRVNEQSEKIIELQKQIVLLETLVTESTETIEAQKQEKEKYIEVINAKESSIENLSEVIEERRQKMEELVEESKALKSEKISALKTYEETRIEINAMHQALQKLKFEVSDLREKLKVKDESLVQSTQRAKELETLIQTIKLETENRKKQSEGEKMRLENLVKVYEVQLLNNKSETENLKEQAEDEKMRLENLVRKSEVQNQALSEYIKKLLSHNEDLLTEMEKSIWADEYSQDVELTGMLEKLLKSWDTKKGDVNLPVFPLQKGKSEIADAARLPLLDLNKCSDASRCNENQMD from the exons ATGACAGATGCCAAAAGAATGGATGTTCATGAAGTACTAGATGAGGTAAAAGCGCAAAAGGAACAGCTCGAGAAAGAGATACATACCAAGACTGATCTATGCAACAACTTGAAAAAATCGCAAGATGAACTGATAATGAAGTTTCAAGAAGCAAAGTTGCATTCTGAAAAGCACGCCCAAGAGCTAAGTGCCAAATGTGAAGAGTTGTCTACGCTAAGTCTGCTCCATCAAGACCTCAAAGCAAGTTTCAGAGAAAAAGAATTGTCTGTAAAACAACTAAATTCTGCAACTGAAAAGCTTCGGTCTGAATATGGAGAGAAAGTTCAAAAGTTAGAGGGAGAAAACAAAGAGCTTGTCTTAGCTTTAGATGAAGCAACAACAAATTTCCTGTCTTTGAAGTCAGAAGTTGAGGCTAGGCACACGGAAATTGCAAATCTTAAGAGAGTCATATCACTTAAAGATAAGAAACTACATGAAATTGCTGACAGAGCACAGAAAACTAAAGATCTGACACAAAGAGATGCAGTGATATGTGATCTGGAGGAGAAACATAGAGATGTTCTGGATCAGTTAAAGTGGAGGAACGAACAGTTTCAACATCTTGAGGAAGCACACAAAAGGCTTCAAGATAATTTTACATCTTGTAAAGCAGAATGGGAGAAAGAAAAATCGTCGCTCATAAAGGAGATCTGCTCCCTCCAAACAAGTTTGGATTCTCGAATTAGATTATCTGAAACTCTTCAGACCGAGTTGAGAAGATGCAACCAAGCTTTAGCACATGAAGAGAGCGCAAGGAAACTGCTGGAAGTTGAGGTTTCTGAGTATAAAGCACGTTATGAGAATAAATCTACAGAGTGTCTTGAAGCAAAGACGGAGTTTGAGAAGTTGACTCATAAAAGGGACAGAGAAGTTGCAGAATTGAGAGATACTTTGGCTGCAAAAGATTCTATATCCAAAGAGATGGAGTACAGAATGGTACATCTGGAACAAGATAACAAGGATCTTGCAGCGTCTCTTAAAGAGTTCCAAGAATCTCAGATTGCTAGCTGTGGAAATATGGGCTCATTGAAGAAACTTCAAAAGAAGTTTAATGGTTTGGAACAAGTGCATAAGAAATGTGGTCAGTATTTGAAGGAAAAAGATGTCCAGTGGAATTTTGAGCTAGAAAAGGTAAGGAAAGAGATGGACGGGTATCTAATGAAACTGGAAGTTCAGAGGGAAGAAGTTGAACGTCTACAGGAAGACTTGGAATCTTGCCATTTATCGTCTGAAGTTCACAATGTAGAAATGTCTTCAGTGGTTCTCGTTTTAGAATCACAATTTTCAGAAGCTTATTCGAAATTAAAGTTgcaaaacaaagaaaacaaagagATGGTCCAACATCTAACAGCACAATTGGAGATCAAGAACAATGCTCTTTGTGAACTAAAGGCAACTCTATCGAAAAGATGTGAGGCATCATCTGATGATATGAAACAGCGTGGATTTTTAATGGAAGAGGTAATTAATACCCATAAGAAGATGCTTGCTGAATCACTTGAAAAGCAAACTTTGCTAGAAGAACAACTTCGGGTTTTGGAAGATTCTAGAAAACAAGATAATAGAAATGGTTCAGAAACTTTACCACAGAAACTTGTCGAGTTGGAGAAAAGGGAACTGTTGGCTGAAAGCCATATTGCTCAACTTGAAATGAAGAATCAAAGCCTTTCACATAGAGTAAATGAGCAAAGTGAGAAAATCATCGAGTTGCAAAAGCAAATTGTGTTACTAGAAACATTGGTAACAGAAAGTACAGAGACGATAGAAGCGCAAAAGCAGGAAAAAGAGAAGTATATTGAAGTTATCAATGCTAAGGAGAGCAGTATAGAGAACCTTTCAGAGGTTATTGAAGAGAGAAGGCAGAAGATGGAAGAGCTCGTGGAAGAATCTAAAGCTCTAAAAAGCGAAAAGATCAGTGCTTTAAAGACTTATGAAGAAACACGGATTGAAATAAATGCTATGCACCAAGCATTACAGAAGCTGAAGTTTGAAGTTTCTGATCTGCGCGAGAAACTGAAGGTCAAAGATGAATCTTTGGTGCAGTCAACCCAACGAGCAAAGGAACTTGAAACATTGATACAGACTATCAAATTAGAGACTGAAAATCGGAAGAAACAATCTGAAGGGGAGAAAATGAGACTGGAGAATTTAGTGAAGGTGTATGAGGTTCAATTGCTAAATAACAAATCAGAAACCGAGAATCTGAAAGAGCAAGCTGAAGACGAGAAAATGAGATTGGAAAATCTAGTGAGGAAGTCAGAGGTTCAAAACCAAGCTTTAAgtgaatatattaaaaaactgtTGTCTCATAATGAAGATTTGCTTACTGAAATGGAAAAGAGCATCTGGGCAGATGAGTATTCTCAGGATGTCGAGTTAACAGGAATGCTGGAAAAATTGTTGAAGAGCTGGGATACCAAGAAGGGTGATGTGAACTTACCGGTTTTTCCCTTGCAGAAGGGCAAGAGCGAGATTGCTGATGCTGCAAGGTTACCATTGCTTGATTTAAACAA ATGTAGCGATGCTTCAAGGTGTAATGAAAACCAGATGGATTAA
- the LOC122598533 gene encoding F-box protein At1g10780-like: MDALPEGVVQYILATISNAKDVASCNCVSKKWKDSMPYIRSLYFSRSIFDNLKNGQTSDNIVRQIVSSVEKLEELIVYCPFTSAGLGSWLLFVGSSLKNLELRMDNLVDQDSGSGNPTKIECVQVARNLESLRLWGVLMVQAPKWDMFSKLKTLEIVGAKMDDVALGEALKATPNLTRLVLLGLEGLRIVWIELQHLEHCNLDFSSSGGCSLTLTAPKIEYLEVQGCSWIRVQKTNCLKNLSIANNAGRVYMVDFGKLVALESLSVRGVQWCWDAISKMLQLAGEVKHLYMKVEFTGDFEALLPFPEIDLVDFFKSHPKLKTFEIHGAMFAALCQKNSLKNVDSDFMIPCLEEVVITVRSPLNAEQKMNTLESLVKFGTKLKKMKIRILRMKSSHSCADDFFEEICRFRYMNQKLVSIE, translated from the exons ATGGATGCATTGCCTGAAGGTGTTGTTCAATACATTTTGGCAACAATAAGCAATGCCAAAGATGTTGCATCTTGTAACTGTGTCTCCAAGAAATGGAAAGATTCAATGCCTTACATTAGAAGCCTTTACTTTTCTCGAAGCATTTTCGACAACCTAAAAAATGGGCAAACTTCGGACAACATTGTGAGGCAGATTGTTTCGTCTGTTGAAAAGCTCGAAGAGCTTATCGTGTACTGTCCCTTTACCAGTGCAGGACTGGGGTCGTGGTTGTTGTTTGTTGGATCTTCATTGAAGAATCTAGAGCTTCGTATGGATAATCTTGTTGATCAAGATTCGGGTAGTGGTAATCCAACAAAAATTGAGTGTGTTCAGGTTGCGAGGAATTTGGAGTCGTTGAGACTTTGGGGTGTACTAATGGTTCAAGCGCCGAAATGGGATATGTTTAGTAAGCTGAAAACACTTGAAATTGTTGGTGCAAAAATGGATGATGTGGCTTTGGGTGAGGCACTTAAAGCAACACCTAATCTGACTCGTCTTGTACTTCTTGGTTTAGAGGGTTTGAGGATTGTTTGGATTGAGCTTCAACATCTTGAGCATTGCAATCTTGATTTTTCTAGTTCGGGTGGTTGTTCACTTACTCTCACAGCTCCCAAGATTGAATACCTTGAGGTTCAAGGTTGTAGTTGGATTCGCGTTCAAAAGACTAATTGTTTAAAGAATCTCTCTATTGCCAACAATGCTG GGAGAGTTTACATGGTGGACTTTGGTAAGCTTGTGGCACTTGAATCGTTATCTGTTAGAGGTGTACAGTGGTGTTGGGATGCGATAAGCAAAATGCTTCAACTTGCAGGTGAAGTGAAGCATCTATACATGAAAGTCGAATTCACTGGAGATTTTGAAGCTCTTCTGCCCTTTCCGGAGATTGATTTGGTTGATTTTTTCAAGAGTCACCCTAAGCTCAAAACATTTGAGATCCATGGTGCAATGTTTGCTGCACTATGCCAGAAGAACAGTCTAAAGAAT GTGGATTCCGATTTCATGATTCCTTGCCTTGAAGAGGTAGTGATTACTGTAAGATCTCcattgaatgctgaacaaaagaTGAACACACTCGAGTCTTTGGTAAAGTTTGGAACAAaattgaagaaaatgaagatcaGGATTCTTCGGATGAAAAGTTCTCACAGTTGTGCTGACGATTTTTTTGAGGAGATATGCAGGTTTAGATACATGAATCAGAAGTTGGTCTCAATAGAATAA
- the LOC122598464 gene encoding uncharacterized protein LOC122598464 — protein sequence MARDIEEAGTSQPPLLPTSSSTTSSTTNLKVRTKSDPVLATCHVFSFVTVVASILCIAANVISAIRSFTNGLDLFDGIFRCYAVLIAVIVVVAETEWSFIIKFWKVLEYWAGRGMLQIFVAVMTRAFPNIYGERHDILILQDIASYSLLACGVIYVVSGVLCLGFLKRARQSKKVSAQQAVKDLEELERRRAELEALLIVDTP from the exons ATGGCGAGAGACATTGAAGAAGCAGGAACATCACAACCACCGTTACTACCTACCAGCTCATCAACCACCTCATCCACTACCAACCTAAAAGTCCGGACCAAATCCGACCCGGTCCTCGCCACGTGTCACGTTTTCAGCTTCGTTACTGTCGTAGCTTCAATCCTTTGCATTGCCGCTAATGTTATCTCCGCCATAAGATCATTCACTAATGGATTAGAT CTATTTGACGGAATATTTCGATGCTACGCGGTGTTGATTGCGGTTATTGTGGTTGTTGCTGAGACTGAGTGGTCcttcatcatcaagttctgGAAG GTACTTGAGTATTGGGCTGGCAGGGGCATGCTTCAAATCTT TGTTGCTGTTATGACAAGAGCTTTTCCTAATATATATGGGGAACGGCACGATATTCTTATTCTCCAAGACATAGCAAGCTATTCACTTCTTGCTTGTGGCGTGATCTATGTTGTTTCG GGAGTCCTGTGCCTTGGTTTCCTCAAGCGTGCTCGCCAAAGCAAAAAAGTTTCAGCACAGCAAGCAGTTAAAGATCTGGAG GAACTTGAACGCCGCCGAGCAGAACTTGAAGCACTGCTGATTGTTGATACTCCATGA